From the genome of Bosea sp. Tri-49, one region includes:
- the gatC gene encoding Asp-tRNA(Asn)/Glu-tRNA(Gln) amidotransferase subunit GatC — MSVDAATVKRVAHLSRIAVDDADVPKLQGELNAILGFVEQLNEVDVTGVEPMTSVTPMVMKKRQDVVNDGEIAAEIVANAPATEDDYFMVPKVIE, encoded by the coding sequence AAACGCGTCGCGCATCTCTCGCGCATCGCTGTCGATGATGCGGATGTGCCGAAGCTGCAAGGCGAGCTCAACGCCATCCTCGGTTTCGTCGAGCAGCTCAACGAAGTCGATGTCACTGGCGTCGAGCCGATGACCTCGGTGACGCCGATGGTGATGAAGAAGCGCCAGGACGTGGTCAATGACGGCGAGATTGCCGCCGAGATCGTCGCCAACGCGCCGGCCACCGAGGACGATTATTTCATGGTGCCGAAGGTGATCGAGTGA